GTTTAGCAACTTGTCTGCAATGTCATGCTTTGTTATCTTTCACATGTATGTCTATGAGTTAGGCTGTTCTTTTTTTGGACTAAACTTGGATGCAGTACCGCAAGTCCTGTTCTTACCGTTCCTCTCACCAAGACAGTTTTTCTTTGCTCCCTTTTAGTTGGCGACAATTTTACTATCAGTGTCTAGAACATTGTACCcaagtttttttccttttttttttactgaaaagaATGTGTAATTTGTAGATAATGGAATGCGACCCTCGAGTCATAAGAGGAAGACTTATTACAATTTCGAAAGATCTCAGTGTCACACTCTTTTGAAGAGGAAGAAATTATCAGACAGGGGTTCGATGCTAACTCATGGTGGAGGATTCAGCAATGAGAGTGTATCCAATTCACCTAAGAAATTAATTGGAGGAAATAACCGTAGCTCATCTGCAAAAGTTCGTGTTTCTAAGGATTCTAATGGTAATTTATTGCGCGGAGTTCATTAGTTTTGGTTAGCATATGTTCTTTGCATCCTACTGGCATTGATGATTTGTCCTTGCGTACAGTAAAGTTTCGCATCGAGTCATTCAGGATTCCAGAACTTTACGTTGAGGTTCCCGAAACCGCAACTGTTGCTTCATTAAAGGTATGATGAATAaatggttttaattttattttactatattaagtGTTATGTTTATTACTGTTTTCATTTAGTTTCATCAATAGTTTGGAGCGGTTGCAATGCGGTGCATTATTTTCgtcactttatttttattgtttaacttttttatagAGGACAGTCATGGAGGCGGTGATGACTATAATAGGAGGTGGGGTGCATGTTGGTGTTCTTGTTAAGGGAAAAAAAGTTGGAGACGACAACAGAACTCTTCGTCAGACTGGTATATCTTGTAAAGAAAATATAGATAAACTTGGTTTCGTGTTGGAGCCTAGCTCTTCTCAAGCTTCTCCAGTTGTCTGTGCTGGTGATCCTTCTCACTGTGTAGCATCTCAGCCTACCAGGTGAGCAAAAGTTGAACAGTTTCTCTTGTTCATCATAGCTTagaccctgtttggataaacaacttatttatgtgCATATAACATAAGTGTTTATCTTATAAGTCTGTATGTATAATCTTTTTCTATAACTAAAGATAAAACAAATTCCAACTGTTTtaatataagctataagttgtttttataagctatcaTGGAGAGCTGATGAAAATAAGCCAagaacaaaatcacaaattataGACATGTCATAAACAGTCTCACGACTCAAATAAGGCAACCTGAACAGGCCTTTAATGGCAATAAATTAAGTGGCTTGTGCTTTTGGTCAGTGGTCAtcctgaagaaatttgattacGGTTCAGCTCCATTCAATTGAATAATTCTTATATCTTTATCTAATTTTTGCAATTGGATTTTTTTAGGTCTCTAGGAACTCCCTCCATAGATTCAGGGATTTCTGTTGCCAAACAGGATTCCTCCCTGCATACAAATACTGGCGGTGACCTTGTTGGCATGAACCATGAATCAGCTTCTTCCCTTGCTGACACTATATCTGATAAACTTGACATTATATCTGATAAACTAACACAAGATTCCGGAGCGCTGGTTTCTGTTCCAGCTCATAGCACTGAGGCGTTAACTGTTGTTCCCGTGAATCAGAACACTGGACCATCCGAGCTTGTACAGCGTCGAACCAGGAGACCATTTTCTGTGTCTGAAGTTGAAGCACTTGTTCATGCAGTTGAGGAAGTTGGAACTGGAAGGTTTGATGGTTATCAGCTTCACTGTCTTTTTAGGCAGCAAAATTGGGTTgctgacatttttttaaattatgcaGGTGGCGTGATGTAAAGTTGCGATGTTTTGAGAATGCAGACCATAGGACTTATGTAGACTTGAAGGTACTCCCTTCTATCATATCTTAATTCGTTTGACCAAAACAGTTATTTACTTTACATTGTAAATTTAAAGAGAAAGATGAGGTAACACCTATAATGGAAACATGGTACAATATCGCCTTTAGAAGTTTTGACGGAACATTTTAGTTTAAGGTTGGATTCACTTTTGTGACAGGTAAAAATGAATTTAGAAACAAATGATTCTGATCATTAGTTGACATGTTTAGGTCTTCTCAAGCAGAAATGCTTTTATCGCCAAATCTAACTTAAAACTAAGATTTATAGTttctatgaaaaaaaataaaattctagcCTTAAATTTATTGTTCTTTCACGTCAATGTATCTAAACATAAACcacattatatttaatttacttTCAACCaaatttaattcaattcaaatcaatttttgtcacaGTAGATTTTGAATCGAAGCACACATTTAACTTCGTTTGACCTATGCAGCCGAGTTAGTGTGAAAAGACTTCTGTTTCTTTTGATCATACAAATTATGTCCATACCATTTTCCTTATTTTGATCTTAGTTGCATTGCATTTTTACAAAGTTTGTTGCATTTTGTATCAAATATCTTGTTGAATAAATAGAATTATGCAGTTGTTTTTGGTTATCACATCATTAGCTATGTTGTAATTTTTCTTATCATAAAGATCAGACTTGGTACCTCGGGGTTTACAACACTCACACACCCTGCACACCGGCCATTAGCTACATGTTGTAATGGTAACATTGTTTAATTGCTAATGACTTGAACTTTTGGTCTGTGTGCAGGATAAATGGAAAACTTTAGTGCACACTGCAAAAATCTCTCCTCAACAAAGGAGAGGACAGCCAGTTCCTCAGGAGCTATTGGATAGGGTTTTGGCTGCACATGCTTACTGGTCTATCCACCAATCCAAGCAGCATGTCAAGCATCAAACCAATGTTGTCCAACCACTTGTGATTATGTAGAAAGACATGAATTAACGTTGTTGACTTGTAACTATGGTAAACAAACCTGTACATTTGTTTCATATTCATGTTATGTCCTTCCTTACCAAATTCTTTGCTGGCCTTGAATTTAAACAGGTTGGCAACTTGTAATTAAATAAGGAACTAGATTGTTGAAATGTAACTGGAGTTtgtgttcttttatttttgtaattaacaAATTTCATGCATGTATGTAGAATTGTCAAAAGATCATGACAGCATaatgaagaaaaaggaaaataatatcGTTTTTCTTCAGTTggatattttcttttcatttgctCCATtgttttattagtattttacaTATACACTCTTTTAtagattgaaatttgaataaaCTATCAAATTCGGTCCCGAAATTGTAAAACTCCAAATTCCTCCAAATAATTGCATGAAACAAAATTGTTCAATTGGAGGTATCTCTTTATGCAGAGGTTAATGTGATATTCCGACAATGGATAATCTTGTAAGCAGTGGAGAAATCTGTATAGATGTGTTAGTAGTTGTGGATCTCTAGAGTTACAATGTGGTAGGTGTTGTGGATTATTTGATATTCTCAACATTTATATGTagagtgtgattttttttggttatgtttGGAACTTAGTGTTGAGTGTTGACAGTGCAATGCCACATAATGTATTGGAACATGCCAAGTCTTTTGGCGAATTGTGTTTTGAAGGCGCATCACAAAGTGTTGTTGTATGTGGTTTAAGCTCAAAATAACATAATGAGTGTGTCTTGGGCAACATTGTAGAAACTATTAAATCTATGTTAACAGGTTCAAGTTTGAACTTCATTATTGGCGGACACATCCTATTATGTGTTTGAGATCCTTAACTTGAATGCTACTTTTTATTCTTTGTGAGATTGTTTTGAATTAGGTGGTTATAGTTTGTTTTTGTCTTAGTTTTAGCTTTAACTTTGGTCGTATGCTTCATGCTTTGCAATTGTATTATTTATCCTTGGTACACCTTTCGCATTGGTTAGTTTTTCATTAACATAGATTTTtggtctttaattttttttttttttttttaacaacgtATGTCAATCAAAATGTTGCTTATGTCAAATAGCTCTACTAAGGATGTTGAGGTGTCACATTAAATGGTAGTGGCTTGTTCATGTTGATGACATATCATGGAGCAAACTTTGCCAATGAGTTACAAATTTCAAGGAGTATTTTGCCTAGGAGTTACAAATTTTAAGCGATTATTTcatctttaaataatttaatttagggaccattttatttttccattcttttctccaaattcaaaaatatgaagatcttTAAATTCAGAAATTGTAAAATCGAAATCTCTTCACTAAAATATCTAATCAAAATCTCttaacttaaaaaagaaaaccctTAATTTGTAAATATGAGAATGAATGGTATGGTGAAGAGTTCCCTAATATCTTTAGGCCAATGTAACTTGTAAGGTTTAAttagacatttttatttttataaatataatttcaaatcaaccttaaatattagaaataaaccctaatgaaaaatgattttttaataagCATACTCtaattcttttaaaaacattcttaataatttttttagtatgaATCAAGCGTCCTTTGCGGTTTACATATAGCTACAAAGATTAATATCTCAAACTATCACAATCATAATAGACAACAAAACACTCTTTAAGACCACATACAATGGTGGTGTTGAAAGCCAATTTCAACACATGGTGGTGTTGCAATGGAGAGTTGAATTTGGTTGAGAGATGATGTGGAGGAAAGAGGAGATGAAAGTATTCAACATGTTTAAAAGATTTAacactttttcattttcaaaattgaatttaaagttAAGAATTGTTAATTCAAAAGAGACCTTATTATCTCATCAAAAAGACTTTAGatgttattaatattaatattataaaaaataaaaatttattatgataaatagacaaaaaataacatatgtgTTTTTTAATCTGTAAAAATGACTAATTTGAACATATTTCCAATTCTTAAAACGTTAAACCTGAGGCGAGCCACGGCGGAGGAAGGGCGGAAACAGTGAATGGAGAGATGGCTAAGAGCGGAGCACCAGATTTCTTCTACAAAGAAGCTCAACGACTCGGCTACGTAGCTCGTTCAGCCTTCAAATTAGTTCAAATCCAAAAACAGCACAAATTAATCAAACCCGGTTCATCCGTTCTCGACTTGGGTTGTGCTCCCGGTTCATGGCTTCAGGTTGCTTGTCAAAGCTTGGGTCCATTCCATAACGGTGGTTCCGTTCTCGGCATTGATCATAAGAAAGTTAAGGTTCCGACCAGTCATTGTGATTCAAGGGTGAAAACCGTTGCGGCGGATGTTATGACTCTTCCTAAACAGCAGCTTAGAGACCTTTCTCCTAAGGTTAGTCAGTTAGTTAGTTAGATCATTCTGTTAGCCATTAGTTTGTGACTTTGTTTCTTGGACACAGACACCAGACACGATACTGACACATTAACGCAGCTAATAATTTGTGAAAACGGAACAAGTTAAATGTAATTACGTGTGCTGGTATCATGTTGGCGAACAATActggctagaaattcacttcGACCTTAATATTTGTAATGACCGTAATGAAATTAAGTTCATAATATCTGTATGGATTTGAAATACGAAGATGTTAGAGATGCATTTTGATAACACATGAACGAACTTGACGAATACTTTGCAATTTGGggattattttagaattttgattatatggAGGACTAGGTTGATCCGGGCGTGcgattctttttttgtttgaaacaaCCAAAGTTAATTGTTAGTGTGTGTTTAGTTCTACGgtgagaaaaattgattttgagtgaattgattttgactatAATTGAGTTGAAgctaaagtgatttatgtttggaaacATTCATAAAAAGTAAGTTGAACAAAAAATTTGTGTGAAAAACAATTGtagaatcaaaagctacaaTTTCTAGCatcaagtagaatcaattctagaGGCATAATCAATTCTACTCTAGAgaaaccaaacatgtcaaaaacAATTCTACACATCTAGAATCAATTATAACTCCTTcaaaagtggaaccaaacatgCATTAGTGGATATGGCTCGAACCCCACATCTTATACGTCTCAATCCCTAAATCCGCACAACCAATACCACTACAGGTCTGTCTCAAGGGCAAGGCCACTAAAGCCCTCACTTTAGGCcgaataacaaaatattatttttcattagatTTTACAAGCAAAACAGCCTCATGTTCTAACAATAAAAGGCCTTATATATTCAACCTTGCTTTAGGTTCCACTTATAGACTATTAAGGAAAAATTATTGGGTTGGCCCTGTGCCACCAAGCCACGTTATTACCCCCTCCAGTCAtacaatttcaaaaatcaacttAGATGTTTTATGTATCAACTATTGATGAATTAATGACTGATATTATAATTGTGTTCAATATGAGGCTGTTCAATATCTAGAACTTGACCAACATGCACATTGGCCCATAATTTTTTCACTTTGTTATTTACTTTAGAGAAGCtaaattttagaatttgagCAACCTAATGTGAGCAATTCACTTTAGAGACAGGAAAAGAAGTCATCCTAAGTTCTTAGCTGTTGATGAATAGGTCAAAGAttgatatttcaatattttctttttatgggATTAAGGGATATGCACTGTAAGTgtaaattttttacattaacatcCAATCACAAATCTGTAATTTGCCACATCATATcatacatttttaaataaaagattttaCATGTTTATTGTCTTGGCGAATTATGATTGGATTTAGTGCAAAACAAATTTACGTTGACAGTATTTTCCTTAATCTCTTTTTAAATAATGTATGTTTGACATCAATAATTGATTTATGCTTCAAAGATTACTTTATCATCTAGTCTAGAGTGAATTGCAGTTTTAGAAGAGTAAATGCTACATACAAGTAGAACATATGCATGTAAAGAGTAATGCAAATGTAatctttctttctcattttctcTTCAAGAGATTCCTCTCCCC
Above is a genomic segment from Medicago truncatula cultivar Jemalong A17 chromosome 5, MtrunA17r5.0-ANR, whole genome shotgun sequence containing:
- the LOC11436475 gene encoding telomere repeat-binding protein 4 — encoded protein: MVLKKRLGNGFRDYQVPKVPRCPRSVRRTVAFKKPVEDGHSCAFELLASLAGELLKESESSASSNASDVKTLTEERFRNGSCEEKSSEKHLQSAGTDCILECISANNNVQSEIFKLENRFGNHSNTNRLVEVPNHHEADSSGFKRLSAVHSPSLANLSGNIKSPFCGELFPNASFSRNGRNDSKLGFIDDDENFIRCNKVCTKPKAFRPSRYIARKIIRKRWTSNSKHWKVAPKLKDFELSRYDNGMRPSSHKRKTYYNFERSQCHTLLKRKKLSDRGSMLTHGGGFSNESVSNSPKKLIGGNNRSSSAKVRVSKDSNVKFRIESFRIPELYVEVPETATVASLKRTVMEAVMTIIGGGVHVGVLVKGKKVGDDNRTLRQTGISCKENIDKLGFVLEPSSSQASPVVCAGDPSHCVASQPTRSLGTPSIDSGISVAKQDSSLHTNTGGDLVGMNHESASSLADTISDKLDIISDKLTQDSGALVSVPAHSTEALTVVPVNQNTGPSELVQRRTRRPFSVSEVEALVHAVEEVGTGRWRDVKLRCFENADHRTYVDLKDKWKTLVHTAKISPQQRRGQPVPQELLDRVLAAHAYWSIHQSKQHVKHQTNVVQPLVIM